CGAGCGGACGCCGTCCGTGTCCAGCAGGAAGACGCGGAAGCGGCGGTCGAGCGGCGCGTCGGCCGGGGTGCCGCGTGCCGGCTCCACGAGGCCCAGGTAGGCGATGCGCATGGACGCCGGGAACAGGCCCGCCTCCGTGAGCACCTCGCGCACGGTGGTGATCTCCTCGGCGGTCTGCAGGGCGTAGGCGCCGGGGGCGGCGAGGGCGTCGCGGCGGCCGATGTCGGTGGTGGTGTCGGTGGTGGTCATGTCCGGACCTTTCGGGAGGGGCTCGGGGGTGGAGGCCGGGGGTCGGGGTTCTCGGGGAACGGGGCGCCGTCCGTGAGGCGCATCACGTTTACATCTACGGTTGTAGAGAATAAACACGGGACGTGCCCCGCGGCAAGGGCCGGTGCTGGATTCCGGCGTCCGTCCCGGTGGGAGAATGGTCCCGACGGCGGCGGGTCGGAGCCGTGACTGCGCCGCGGTGTCGGTCGGTGCCGACGGATCGGCACCCCGTCGGGCGACGGATCGTCTGTCGGCGGGCGCTGACGGCGTGGTCCGTTTGGATGCTGGACGAGGCGTGCCCTGGCGCGCGGAGGAGGGGGCCCGGGATGCCCAAGGTGGTGGACCACGAGGAGCGCCGGCGCGAGCTGGTCGAGGCGACGTGGGGGATCATCGCCCGCCACGGGATGTCCGGGGCCACGATGCGCCAGATCGCCGCCGAGGCCGGCTTTGCCAACGGCGCCCTCAAGCCGTACTTCCCCACGAAGGCCGGGCTCCTCGAGGCCACCTACGCCTTCGTGTTCGACCGCACCAACCGACGTGCCGAGGTGGCCACCCGCGGACTGACGGGGCTCGCCGCCCTGGAGGCCTTCTGCCGCGAGGTGCTGCCGCTGGACGATGAGCGGCTGGACGAGGCGCGGGTGGTCATCCCCTTCTGGCAGGAGGCCGCCCACGACCCGCGGGCCGCGGAGCTCAACAACGCCTCGATGGCCCAGTGGCGGGTCTCGATGTCCGCGTGGATGCGGGAGGCTGGCGCGGCCGGGGACCTCGATCCCGCGGTGGACGTCCCCGCTGCCGCCGACGTCCTGCTGAACTTCCTGTTGGGCTCCCAGGTCTCCGCGGTCATCGACAGCACGGCGACGACCGCGTCGGGCCTCGAGCGGCAGCTCGCCGCCCAGTTGGACCGGCTCCGCCCCCGCTGACCCCGGGCCCCGCCCGCCCGGCTCGCCGAACTTTTTTCCTCCGGTTGGAGAGAAAACCGTGACGCGCGCCGTGGCCCGTCCTAGAGTGGACCGGACGGTGACTGGCGTCACATCCCCCGCGCGGTCCGGCCTCCCGTGGCCGGGCGCCCGACGCCGGCCCGGCCGTCTCGAGGAGGATGCATGTACCAGCAGGATACGGCCACGGACTTCGACCACTGGCGCCGGCTCGTCTCGGACTCGTTCGTGCCCCTGGACGCCGAGCGGGTCCGTCCCGGCGCGTTCACCGGGCGGCTGTCCGGGCGGCACCTGCAGGAACTGGCCATGATGGAGGTCCGCGCCGGCGCGCACGCCGTCGTCCGCACCCCCGAGCACATCGGCCGCTCCGGCGCCGGCTACTACAAGCTCAGCCTGCAGGTCAGCGGCCACGGGCTGCTGGTGCAGGACGGGCGCGAGACCCTGCTGCAGCCCGGCGACCTCGCCATCTACGACACCGAGCGGCCCTACTCGCTGGCCTTCGACGACGACTTCTCCACCCTCGTGCTCATGTTCCCCCGCCAGCTCGTCGGCCTGTCCGCGGAGGACGTGCGCGAGCTGACCGCGACCACCATGGGCGCCGGCCACCGGCTGGGCGAGGCCGTGGTCCCGTTCATCACCCAGGTGGGCGCCCTGCTGCCCACCCTGGACGGGCCGATCGGCCACCGCCTGGCCCTCAACGTGGTGGACCTGCTCTCCACGGTCATGGCGGACGAGCTGTACTCCCGCCCCGAGGCGGACGGCACCCAGCAGTCCCGACTGCTGCGCCGGGTCCACCACTTCATCGAGTCCCAGCTGGCCAACCCGGACCTGGGGCCGGAGATGATCGCCGCCGCGCACTACATGTCCACCCGCGCCCTGCACCAGCTCTTCGCCGCCACCGACCACACCGTGGCCCGCTGGGTCCGCGAACGCCGGCTCGAGCACTGCCGTCGCGACCTGCAGGACCCGCTGCTGCGGGACGTCGCCGTCGGCGCGATCGGCGCCCGCTGGGGCCTGGCCGACCCGGCCCACTTCTCCCGGCTGTTCCGGGCCGAGTACGGGCAGTCGCCCGCGCAGTACCGGCGCGACCACCTCTAGTCCCGCCGGTCCCGGGACCCTGCGCGGATCGTCAACCACCGTTCCCGCAGGGCCAAGCCCCCCGGGCGCCCCGGGCGGCATGCTGGGGGCAATCCTCCACCACCCCTCGGCAACCCCTCCGGATCCCCCCGGACCAGCCCCCCAGGAGACACCATGTCCGAGTCCACCACCACCCGGCAGGCCGGCCCCGCCGCGCCCGCCGGTGCACCCGCCCCGCACCACGACGGCCGGCTGGCCGAGGACGGGCGCCTCGGCGCCCGCCGGATCGGCATCCCGGCGCTCGTGTTCATGATCATCGCCGCCTCGGCGCCGCTGACCGTCATGGCCGGCGGCGTCCCCAGCAACTTCGCGGTCAGCTCGCTCGTCGGCATCCCGCTGTCCTTCGTGGTGCTCGGCGTGGTGCTGCTGCTGTTCTCGATCGGCTACGCCGCGATGAGCCGGCACGTGCACAACGCCGGCGCCTTCTACGCGTACATCGCCAAGGGGCTCGGCAAGCCCGTGGGCGTGGGCGCCTCGCTCGTGGCGGTGGTGTCCTACAACTGCATGCAGATCGGCATCGCCGGGCTGTTCGGGTTCGCCCTGTCCTCCTTCCTGGCCACGGTGGCGGGGATCTCCCTGCCGTGGTGGGCGTGCGCGCTCATCGCCTGGGTGGTCGTCGGCATCATGGGCGTCAACCGCGTGGACCTCTCCGCGAAGGTCCTCGGGATCGTCGTGGCCGCCGAGTTCCTCGTGGTCATCGTCTACGACGTCCTGGCCCTCCGGGCCGCGCCCGAGGGCGTGACCGCGGACGGGCTGATGCCCGACCAGCTGTTCACGGCCGGCGTGGGGGCCGCCCTGGCGTTCTCGATCGCCGCGTTCATGGGCTTCGAGTCCGGCGCCATCTACAACGAGGAGGTCAAGGACCCGCGGCGCACCGCCGGCATCGCCACCCTGGTCGCCATCACCGTCATCGCCCTGTTCTACGGCTTCTCCTCGTGGGCCATGGTGGTCGGCGAGGGAGGGTCCTCCGTGGTGGCCCGCTCGCAGGAGTTCGGCCCGGACCTGATGTTCGTCTTCCTGGCCGACCGGGCCGGGGCGTGGTTCGTGGACCTGGCCAACCTGATGTTCATCACGAGCCTCTTCGCCGCCCTCGTGGCCTTCCACAACATCGTCTCCCGGTACTTCTTCTCCCTCGGCCGCGAGCGCGTGCTGCCCGTGTGGCTGGAGCGGACCGGCGTGCGCTCGGGCGCCCCGGTGGCGGGCTCGCTGGCCCAGTCCGCGCTGGCCCTCGTGGTCATCCTCGTCTTCGCCCTGGCCGGGGCCGGCTCCGACGACCCGCTGTTCCCGGTGCTGACCCTGTTCACGTGGCTGACCAACATGGGCGCCTTCGGGCTGGTGCTGCTGATGGCCCTGACGTCCCTGGCCGTCGTGGGGTTCCTGCGCCGCCGCCCGGACGAGTACTCGCTGTGGACGCGGCTCATCGCCCCGGGCCTGGCCGCCGTCGGGCTGGTCGTGCTGTTCGTGGTGATCGTCGTGAACTTCAACGTGCTCATCGGCTCCGCGGACGCGAGCGTGCTGGGCTGGCTGCTGCCGGCCATCGTCCTGGTGCCCGGGCTGTTCGGCACCGTGTGGGCCTGGTGGCTGCGCGACCGCCGGCCGGAGACCTACCGCGGCATCGGTGCGGGCGGTGAGCTGGACTGACCCGATGACGCCCCGCTCCGCTCGGCCGGTCCCACCGCCCCCGGACGCGCCCGGCCGCCCCGCCGAACCCCTCGACCCGACTCCCTGATCCCAGACTCCCTGACTCCCCGAGTCCCCGATCCCCGACGTCCCGTATTCCCCAGGAGAGGACCCCACCATGACCACCGAGACCACCACCCAGACCGTCGACCTGACCACCTACGCGGGCCTGCTGGCCGCCATCCAGGCCCCCGAGGGGCAGGGAGTGGAGATGATCGACCCGGCCACCGGGGCCGTCGTCGGGCGCGCCCCGCAGTTCGGCGAGGCGGACCTGGACGCGGCCGTGGCCACCGCGCGGTACACCCAGCGCGAGTGGGCCACCACCACCCACGCCGAGCGCTCGGCGCTGCTGGACGAGGCCGCGGACGCCATCGAGGCCTCCGCCGAGGCCCTGGCCGAGCTGCTCTCCCGGGAGCAGGGCAAGCCGCTGAACGGACCGAACGCCCGCTTCGAGGTC
This genomic window from Citricoccus sp. SGAir0253 contains:
- a CDS encoding TetR/AcrR family transcriptional regulator produces the protein MPKVVDHEERRRELVEATWGIIARHGMSGATMRQIAAEAGFANGALKPYFPTKAGLLEATYAFVFDRTNRRAEVATRGLTGLAALEAFCREVLPLDDERLDEARVVIPFWQEAAHDPRAAELNNASMAQWRVSMSAWMREAGAAGDLDPAVDVPAAADVLLNFLLGSQVSAVIDSTATTASGLERQLAAQLDRLRPR
- a CDS encoding helix-turn-helix domain-containing protein, encoding MYQQDTATDFDHWRRLVSDSFVPLDAERVRPGAFTGRLSGRHLQELAMMEVRAGAHAVVRTPEHIGRSGAGYYKLSLQVSGHGLLVQDGRETLLQPGDLAIYDTERPYSLAFDDDFSTLVLMFPRQLVGLSAEDVRELTATTMGAGHRLGEAVVPFITQVGALLPTLDGPIGHRLALNVVDLLSTVMADELYSRPEADGTQQSRLLRRVHHFIESQLANPDLGPEMIAAAHYMSTRALHQLFAATDHTVARWVRERRLEHCRRDLQDPLLRDVAVGAIGARWGLADPAHFSRLFRAEYGQSPAQYRRDHL
- a CDS encoding APC family permease; amino-acid sequence: MSESTTTRQAGPAAPAGAPAPHHDGRLAEDGRLGARRIGIPALVFMIIAASAPLTVMAGGVPSNFAVSSLVGIPLSFVVLGVVLLLFSIGYAAMSRHVHNAGAFYAYIAKGLGKPVGVGASLVAVVSYNCMQIGIAGLFGFALSSFLATVAGISLPWWACALIAWVVVGIMGVNRVDLSAKVLGIVVAAEFLVVIVYDVLALRAAPEGVTADGLMPDQLFTAGVGAALAFSIAAFMGFESGAIYNEEVKDPRRTAGIATLVAITVIALFYGFSSWAMVVGEGGSSVVARSQEFGPDLMFVFLADRAGAWFVDLANLMFITSLFAALVAFHNIVSRYFFSLGRERVLPVWLERTGVRSGAPVAGSLAQSALALVVILVFALAGAGSDDPLFPVLTLFTWLTNMGAFGLVLLMALTSLAVVGFLRRRPDEYSLWTRLIAPGLAAVGLVVLFVVIVVNFNVLIGSADASVLGWLLPAIVLVPGLFGTVWAWWLRDRRPETYRGIGAGGELD